Genomic window (Rosa chinensis cultivar Old Blush chromosome 6, RchiOBHm-V2, whole genome shotgun sequence):
aagtaaaaaataaaacttttagTATTGGAGATGCTCAACGGCGTAGTAATTAGCCTGTTGTATTGTCTGAAAATGGCTTATTTGCAAGgcatgaaagaaaaaacaaaaacaggaaAAGTAACTTCGAACAAGAAAAAGTTGAAATTAAGGAGAAGAgttgaaacaaagaaaaatggcctACTTAATGTTGAAATTTCCGGGTACCAAGCTTCACCTCCTCCCAGTCTCCCTCAGACCAAATAAGACTACTGctactctctcttcctcctccttcaccATGTGGCGGCTGCCGGCAGCTAGGTCCGGCGGGCTGGGCATCGCCGCCATTTCCTACGTGGCAGTCGACTACCTCCGCCACCTCTCCCCCACGTGGCACCGTCGTCTTATGCCGGCCCTCTGGACCGCCCTCGCTCTCGTCTCCGTCAGCCGCGTCCCGTTCTACAAGCACTGGAGCTCCGAGTTCCGGTCCGTCAAAGCCTTCGTTGCTTCCATGCTTTTTATGCTCCTCACTCTTCTCGTTGAAGCCGCCTGCGTTCGATTCGTCACCGCCGTCGTCGGCCTCGAATGGCACATGTATGTTCACTCTCCGATTTGATCTATCTGCATTTTAAGCTCGTTGAGCTTTGAATTCGCAGTTCTATATACTTTGCCTTGGGTTTTAATTTGCTTGatgctttgattttttttgctTCGTTTTTGGAGTGGGTGGAATTGGAATTGCGTTGCTCTTGTTCTAATTAATGTCCTAATTGACTTACCGGATCCATCGATCTCCTGTAAGAATTAGGATCGAGGACTTACTGGATTTGATCAATGTCGTGTAAGAATTAATTAGTATCGATCCACTTACCTTATTTGATCTATGTCCTGTAAGAATTAGTAGCAACATTTAAAGGATCTAATCTTACATTTTTTTCGGAAGATTGTTAGATCAGAGATGCCAGATTTAAAATTAGTGCTCTAATAATTACAAATGTCAGGCTGAAATGTTCATTAattatgaaaacaaaaattcattaatgataaacTAGCCTCTTAACACACGCTTACGCGTGCGTCAATTGGCTTTGTTTTacgtttttaaaaaaaaaaaatatattggtttagataatttctttcttcctcaaactgcaataaaaaataaagagtaATACAGTTGGTGGACTTGTGGTAAATAGCAATTGCTATTCCATTGCTCACACGTCTAGTAAAAGTCCTACGTTGAGATTAAcagtttcttctctctctctctctctttttctttttctctttcatatttttaatttactGTTTTATCCATTATCTAATAAAGTTTATAGTCTTGGAGTTTTAATTAACCAAGGGCAATTGCagggtttttgaaaatttaaccttaagccttattggcttaattaatactgattagttaaaaaaaaaaatacacgaACTGGGTTTCTTTAAAGTTAAAACAGTAACTTCTTTGAAATTCCTTTATTTTGGTTTACGTTTAACATTTTCTTTGTAAAATAGAATTTAGATATAATTAGGATTTTAGCCTCTAACCCATATGCTTATTTGCAAAGTCTATGCTGCAGTTCTTCTTAACTTAATTTTTGTTAGGAATGTGATCGACTATTACTATGGATATGGCAATGCCACAGGTTGTTGTATGATTAAAATTTAGATAAATAAGGTAGTCTAAGGGGTTTACATCATAGTTGGCCTTATGGAAAATTTTCACAACAGTTCTTGCTAGGAACCAAAGAAACTAGGTTAGGGTAAACTGGTAGAGCGTTTTAGAATGACCTTTAATTTTCAGGTTGGGGTCCAGCTGCCTAACCCAAAGAAACTAGCTTGATATGTAACACAGCTTTATTTGTGGGTCACAAGCAAATGAGCTTGTAGTTGCGGATGGCATGCGGTCGTTGTTCTGCCCATGCAGTAGCCAGTACTTTTtgtttataaaaatataaacatgaaagtatgaaactaaaaataagaataataataacTAATTGCATTGAAGCTTTTCCAGCCTGGAGTTTTTCCCATGTGGTTTACCAAGGATTAATGAGGCCACCATATGTACACCCGTAGTTTCTTGTATCTTCATGGAGTGTTCtactaataataatattatgctctgataaaaaggaaaaaaaaaaatttgcattgAAGCTGAATGTATTGAAGTTCTTTTGCTTTGCGAGTAATGCTATGTGAACGTCTTTTTTGGGTTCCACTTTCATCCCACCTTATTTGGCAGTTGATGTGGCAGAAAGTTTAACTTATCACATAATTTCATTAAATGACATGCCTCTGCCACATAAGATGCTGCGCATGTGGTACCCGAAAAAGTGGTTCACATAGCATTATTTTTGCTGAATAGTAAATGGTAAAATTAGAAAATGAGAAAGTTTTGCATCTTTAGTGATTGATCAACGCACGACAGGGCCATAAAGCATTAATGTCCATGGTGTACgtcatatagatatatgtataCTACATATACAGCAGTCCATAGAAACCTTAGTTCTGGACCCCACTTCTCACACAATGAGTATTAAATTGTGAAAGAGAGACAATAGGGCAAAGTATGAGTTCATCTTCCAAGTAAATTACATAAACTACTACTAGTCCTCATTTTCCTCTTAATTGTTTTAGATGAGGGATATGTTGTTAAGAAAATAGTTCATTCTATTGATTAAGTTATTTGAGAGCCATGCTGCTGTTGGTCTCAGTATGCTTCCCCCTAGATGAAGATAGTATAAGAGATGATGGAAAAAACTTGAGAAAATTGAGATCCTTACAGAGATATAAGGGTTTTGAAGGCTATTAAGGATGCTGATTAACAAGTTGTGTTTGTGTCCTATGAGTATATGGGTAACCCAGAACAATAACAATTGAGTTATATCAATGTTCTGACATCACATGATATGATTGAAATATAATTGTCTGATAAATCAAATGACATAAGATTTTCAGCACACAATTTAAACATCTTCATCAGCTGCCCACATAAGCTTTCATTATGTACTTGTTCACTTTTTACCTACAAGTATCACTATGTCCGTTTCAGTTATCCCAAGCCATCAGTAAATCCTTTCCATAAAAGTATAGTTTGATCACTATAGCATCCTgcttcaaaacaaaaataattttctgttgtcaaccaaatcttttttttaattttttcttttattgaaaCTTCGCCAAGTAATGGAAATTTAttaggggaagaagaagaaagtttctAAATATGctgttctctttctctctgacaACCCACCAGTCATTTAGTGGCTCTGTCCTTGAACCATTGTGTGTATGTAAGAGGCTTAATGATGAATTGTGGATGTTTTTTCTGTCAAGGTTGCTACTTTGTTTCTTTCTACCAATAATTCAATTCCAAATTCTGCCATTTTGGTCAGAGAAGATTAGCACATACAAACATTTAAGACTATTGGCCGACGCTATTTCACGGTGCTGACCTATAAGGACATCATGCATCTTTGCTTCACTTCTGGTTGTGCTTTATTTGGGTGTAGAGTTATGTTCTTTGAGATTACCATCATGAAGGAAgtgatctaaaaaaaaaaaaaaacaaaaaaaccagaaaaaaggaagaagaaaaagaactaAAAACGATGGTGTTGTAAATTTCGTAGCCAAATTGACAAACATCGGTGACATTGTCCAGTTTGGTGTCCTTTCAATACCCTTTGGCATGCCTTCGGCATTGTATGATATTCTGAGACTGACGTGGAGTGTATTAGATGATTTGGGTACAATCTGATTTCTTATAGTTCATACCTACCAGAATATCGCTATGAAGATAATACTTCTCTTTATTCATGCTATATTAGGCACAAATTTAGCTAATTATTTAACTGTAGGAAAATTGATTGACTGGTTAATGTTTTACACTTGACAGTGATACATCTCCTCTTCCTGACACTGGCCAGTGGTTTCTTTTGGCACAGAATGAGAAACTACCTCATGCAGTAGTCGAAATATTGAGAGCCCGTATTGTTGGACTGCATCACTTCCTCATGTTGTTTATGATCCTGGCTTTCTCGGTACTGTTTGACTCTGTGAAAGCTCCTGGCCTTGGACTAGGTGCACGGTATATGTTCACCATGGCCATTGGCCGTATTCTTCGTTCTATAACTTTTGTTACAACAATTGTACCATCAGCCAGGCCTTGGTGTGCTACTGTTCGGTTTGGAATTCCTTTATATCCTCATCGTTGGGCTCAGAAATATTATGTCCCTTATGCTTCGGATTCCAATGCTATTCGCCAGGTGATACGAAATGATATGGCGTTTGGTAAGTACTGCATAATAGGTTCAATTTTCCTCCTGTTTTCATCCCTAGATTTTATGTTCTTGATTGCAACTTTACAACCAAAAGAACACTTTAAAACTGACTCTGAACTGACTTTGCTATGAGCTTTGCACTGAATTTCTCCTATGTCTACCAGAAACTGATACTATCAATCTAAAAGTTATTTTCTCCTATGTCAGATAGACTAAATTCATAAGACCATTTTAGTTTTACTTCTTTGTGGGTTTCCCTGTTGTATGACATCCGATAACTTAGCTTCCATTTAAAATTACTCAAGGCTGTTTAATTACGGCCATTTTTGGGAACAGTTATATAATGTTTCTGCTCTTGGAGTTCTTAACTAGTCTTTTATGTATTATAACTTATCTAGTAAGCATGTATAAATGCTGCTTAATGTTTTTCATGGTTTAGAACTTCCTGTGATGTGCTGGATATTTTTTAGTGTGATTATACTGTAGGGAGGTTCTGCATACCACACTCTTTTCAAtctccaactttttttttttcgcaaaTATATTACATGGATGAATCTTAAACGAGGGTACCACTGTATTTGAGAGCTAGGAAAACACCGGAAAAGAGTTGGTTCTAAAGTATTTTCCTATACATTTTTCTGAACTAATGCTGCTCCTTCACTGCAATTATCCTCTTAGAATAAGGTGGTAGGCTTTAcaactttcttcatttttttttcctaccagCTGATACTGGAAAATTAATTGGCGACTACCGTCCGGACTGGGGTCCCATGAGCTTCCTGATTGATTTTTTGCGACCCACCGTAACCGATGGATCATGGTATAATTTGCTGAGGACCGCTGGAGGCGGCTGCAATGACCTCGTGTACAGTGGGCATGTTCTAGTTGCTGTATTGACAGCTATGGCTTGGACGGTATATAGTATATACACATTATATGTGTTTTAAATTTGCAGTGCCCCATCACATATCAAGGGACTTTTGTCACTTGAGTCTAAAGGGTAACCTACTTGTTCTGATGTTCCTATGCATCTGATCCAATTTTGCAGGAAGCATATGGTGGTTTTAGCTCGGGCTTCATATGGTTACTTGTCTTGCATTCTGCACAGAGAGAAATACGGGAACGAAACCATTATACTGTAGATTGTGTTGTAGCTATTTATGTGGGCATCCTCCTTTGGAAGGTGACAGGTTTTCTCTGGTCAGCCAATGACACATCCACAGGAAGGAGGATCAATGTACTAGAGAAAATTCAAAATCGACTTACCCAAGCCGCTAAGGATGACAATATGGATGAAGTGAGAGAACTCCTTAGAGAGGTTGAGTTGGTCAGTCAAGAGAACCAGAAAGCACCGAGCAAGGCTATGTGGTTACTCGGTTGTGGTATTGTAATTTCTGCAATCACCATCGTTCTTCTAGCGTTAGTATTGACAAGTGATGGATAACTTTCCAGCATGATACCCTTCCACAGCTTAGGAAGTTGATCATTTTAGTTCCATGTATTGTATGTTGTAACATTATAGATATATGCAGTGTGTTTCACCGTAGCGCGCAGGTTGAGATTTTGTCAGATCGAAGCAGGAATTTAACTTCAGCAGTGTTTTTTCTGGTAAGTTGATATAGAGCTAGTGAATGAATACAATTAGTGAGCACCGATTTTTTAGTGAGAGAAGTGAACATCCTTGAATAGCTGATTTTCATACTCATCTTTGTTTATAGTCATAAGTCAAAACTACAGCATTTCTTCTTATTGAAGCCTTTTATTTGCTGGATACTTTTCTTTGATTATCAACTTTACTACATTTGTTGCCAATATCCTCGATTTTTTTGCCCAATTCATGATCTGATTGCCAGTTCATGATCTGATTAAAACGTATGAACCTCATTCTAGTCAATCTatacatctttttctttcttgatgGAGAGACAATCAGGTGCAGGCGTGCAGCAATTGAGCCATAGGCATTGAATATaatcttttattaatttttagtttttcatcCATAGCTTTCCAATTTTTAGGACTGACGCATTATGGTTTTATatttgggtgcggctattgccaccctactattttctttgttcaccctacaaatatttgaattattgaaagactatattacccaaatgcaaaatgactaataagtacactaattttctaaaatttaaatctttaaggaaaactaaatacataactaattaaatacaaaattcTGATAACGTTAATCTTCAccttctccatccaaatttcaatttattacaattttcttttttatctttttgttgcgtCATCATcgttaatttgttattcaattcacaaaaccattagtgttaacttcatcaaaatctttataatactTTTagaaacaccgaaagtaaaaaatttaaaacacgaaaaaaaaatcaatatttttttcattgctcatagtagcacttactaattttttaatatgaattgaaataaacgaacattgaaactgaatggaaaaaataaaaaaatagaagtaaatcaaattatgattttataaggaaattttaatatattttaggacgtctttttaattgatacaaattaaatgagaaattttcgttaaacaaatttttttttatatgatggaggatattcttagaaagagaaatgagttggataagtaaatctaataattgtaattaaattgtagggtgtaatgagcaagtagggtgaataaagaaaattgtagggtggcaatagcctcaccctttatatttttatcacaTTGGTACTGTCCAAATCAAGAAGTCATTTTATTTAGTCACAAATATTGATACGTCCTTCTTAGACCTCCTCAAATGAGAATGTTTGCACTTTCTAACGAGTAATTTTGTGAAATTTCAGCAGTATTAATAACCGTTTGGTAGTCAACAATGGTAAAACATTACAGGTAAATATTTAGCCCGAGATGGAATAAAAATGGTAAAATTCAGTAGTCAATGGTTAACTAAATTTCATCATTTCTGTTCTACCTCGACCTACGAATGAAAGGTCCAAATGAGACTAGTCTGGGTAACGAAGGATCTTCTTAAATGCGAATAAATGCCTCATGTTGTAGTAACTGCCGTTTGCAGAATAATACCACGCCACCAAGAGTAGCCAATGAGGTAGTAATTTCCCAAAGTGTTTCCATTTGGATAATATTTCTGCGATAGATTCTGGCAATGGAGTTAGAATCCCATAGCTTTCTTATTTTGGACAACACTTCCCACGACACTCAATAAATTTTTCTACTTTTCCCACCAAATTTTAGCACACATTTAGCGAGTCAAAAAAGAATTTCAAAGCGtagggctgagcctcccagttaggcgaaaattattctatgcaccgacagtgcaaatgacccaatacttataagatgatttcaactcttgatatttataattaatatttttattaataacctaatagtgtatttaatataatctaaccatcaaTTACATGATTAAAGTATATATACGAAACTACTTCTTTCTGTCGGTAAAAACAGGGGAGTCTTAGGGTTCGTAAAAAACAGGATTTGGTCGTTTGCTTGTCTGGCGGCGCCCCCCACTTCGACGGTGGCCTCTGGTCTCGTCGGCGGGTGGTGGGTGCTGCCGGACAGGCGTGGTTGGGTGGTGGTCAGCGGAGGGGCTGCGGCAAGAAATTCTCTTTCATCTTATGACGGCGGCGACAGTGGCTTCATGGTTCAAGTTTTGGTGGTCAGCCGCAAGTGAGGCGCCGGGTGGCAGCTATGGGATTTGATCACACAGTTGCTTGGTTTGTGGAGGGCTGCTGCGCGGTTGTTGGGGAAGCATGGTTTGGTCGGTTCAATTGAAGTGCACGGTCAAAGTAGGTTTGGTGGGATTGGTTTGGCTGCGTTTGACGGGTCACCAAAATCTGGGTTGATCTTTGCAGACTACATTAGTTTTGGAGGGGATTGACAAAGTGGCTAGTGAGTATATGGATTTGGGGGAAACGTTGGGTGTTCTGGAATTGATGTTTCTGCGGGTATATGCTCTGATTGTTGGTggcttgattgatttcaagaTCTTTCCACGGGGTTGGTGGTGGAGGTTTGTTCTTTGGCCAAGGTGTGTTATTATTAGAGTCGAGCTTACCGGAGCTGTGCACCTAGACTCTATTGCGGTTGAATCCGAGTTGCTGGAGCTGGCATCGTGGATGAGGAAAGTTAATAGTTGCAGtctattttgttgttttgttaggttttattttctGGTTTTTGGTTAGGTCTAATAGTCCTTCCTCAATTGAACGAAAGTTTGGTGTCTTGGGTTCGTGGTCGTGCCATTATTATGGTGTCAATTCTAGGGACtatttgttttaatttcgaTGTTTTTTTATTGTCAATGTAATGGGGAGACGCCCCTACACGTATACTGGCGGTTTTGATATATGGTGTCGGAAGGGGATTGTTTCTTCTTGAGGTTGGCTATAAGGATGTGTCGGGACTCCTGGAAAAGGTTGATGGTTAGAGTTGGGCCCCTATCGGCTCATGGATTCTCTAACTGCTAGTTCTACATTTGGGGTATGAGTAGTTCCTCTTCTCTAGTGGAGTAATTGGGATTTTACAGAGTCATCCCAGTCATTGTATTTTCTTGGATTAATGAATTACTTCTAttctaaaaataataataataataatctaaccatccaattatgttggtgcaagtgcacgtcggtgcactgaattctccccctttaaaaaaagaagggtatttctaaatgtacccagcaattCTTTTACACCCAGCAAAAATAACTAATTTTCTGTAATACCCTTTTCTTTAGTTAAACCCAGCAAACTCGTACATCCAGCAAAACTCATACAAAATACAGACTGACTTTTGCAATATACCATGTAGTTCATCATCCCCGTTGCATAATCCAACATATTTGAGTCACTTTGACATTGCAGAAAAACCCGTACAGGAACAAAAGACAACCTTTTCGTTTTTCTTGGCTTCTGTGGAAATTAGGAATAACAACCATCGTAAAAACTTGCGCAGTTAAGCGGCTCAAGCCCATCAATTCCATCAGACCCCAAGCTATGGTCCGCCTCATTGTCCATGTCGAACAAGAACCAATAACCAAAATCCATCCCCCCCGTAAATCCCAGTCTTTTTCTTCATCAAAtgacaaaaaataaagaagccCATATGGGGTTTCTTGATTGTAATTGGTGATATGCACCATGTGCTTACCACTTACGTGAATGAAATTATAGTGCTCTGTTCTCAGAGGGCTTTGGAAGAAGATAATGATGACAACTAGCAGCAACCTGGTTGTGAAAGTTAAGTGGGagaagttcttttttttttttccttttcttttgtcgGAATAACTTCATTCATGGAAATCGAAGGATACAAGAGAGAAGAACAGAACTTAAGGCATGCATGACAGGCCGCAAATGCAATGAGCTATTCAGAGAAGCCACAAGTCCCACGGCTATTTCTGAATGTCTTCATACATGTAagttttctctcttttcatctctGCTTTTGGGATATGATTTTCATGTGTTGTGCTCCATTTTTGTGTCTCTGATTTTCATCATCAGACACTTTTGTGAGGTTTATTTTCAATTTGTTCCACGGAAAACTGCTGGGTGTTTGATATTCTTCGTTAGAGTGTAGGGTTTTGTTGGGTGTATAAGtttgctgggtttaattaaATATAGGGGTATTATAGGAAAATTGGATGGGTGTGGTTAGAGATTCTTTAAATTAATTGGGTATAAACATTTTGTTGGGTGTATTTACTGGGTGAGTACATTTAGAtagacccaaaaagaaaaaaaggatttCGAAAGTAAAAGTAACTTATAGCACAAGATAAGGTAATGATTGCACAACAACACGAATAACCATGTAGCTTACCAGTTAgagtgattttattttttttttaagtaaaagtTTTTCCTATAAGAAAAATGTGGACTTGTTCGCCCATCTAAAgtgattgaaatttttttattgattcTTTATAAAAGGGAGACTTAAGACAATTAAATGGTAAATTGCAAAGATTGAACAGCAAACAAGGTTTGGAGCTCACTTTATTTTGATCAACCTAGTGACAAACAAAGTTGCGGAAATAAGTTTCATCCTCAAGAAATGACATGGTTTTCGGAAACATCATCACTAACCCTGCTAAAGTTATGTTTGTTATATATTGCTGCTGCTCTTGGTTGTAGTTACTGGAATCAAATCCTCCTAGAGAATGGAAGACAAGGAACATCCAAATCATCAAAAGGAAACCTTCCCTTCCCAACTTTgttaaaataaattttgatggaTCAATTAACCGCTTACATAAGAAGCGTCATACTATGTTATCAGAGATGAAGATGGGTCCCACATTCTTTCTAAATCCATAAAGATGGAAGAATATTTGACATCAAGTGCTAGTTTTAAATGATTTCAAGTTTATA
Coding sequences:
- the LOC112173550 gene encoding uncharacterized protein LOC112173550, whose protein sequence is MAYLMLKFPGTKLHLLPVSLRPNKTTATLSSSSFTMWRLPAARSGGLGIAAISYVAVDYLRHLSPTWHRRLMPALWTALALVSVSRVPFYKHWSSEFRSVKAFVASMLFMLLTLLVEAACVRFVTAVVGLEWHIDTSPLPDTGQWFLLAQNEKLPHAVVEILRARIVGLHHFLMLFMILAFSVLFDSVKAPGLGLGARYMFTMAIGRILRSITFVTTIVPSARPWCATVRFGIPLYPHRWAQKYYVPYASDSNAIRQVIRNDMAFADTGKLIGDYRPDWGPMSFLIDFLRPTVTDGSWYNLLRTAGGGCNDLVYSGHVLVAVLTAMAWTEAYGGFSSGFIWLLVLHSAQREIRERNHYTVDCVVAIYVGILLWKVTGFLWSANDTSTGRRINVLEKIQNRLTQAAKDDNMDEVRELLREVELVSQENQKAPSKAMWLLGCGIVISAITIVLLALVLTSDG